The proteins below come from a single Chitinophaga pinensis DSM 2588 genomic window:
- a CDS encoding ABC transporter permease/M1 family aminopeptidase, translating into MLSALLRFELYYHFRQITFKVTALLFLLLGMLCVHGHFGGNAIHANAPYVVTYLTGFLSLFTIFVSSLFCANVILRDQTYKMEQLLFTTAIQKPAYFIVRFTGLLLTVFLTISLCTLGIGLGACFADSDRLGPFHPIFFLQPLLIFGLPNVLFVSTVIFCTAVLSRSAKAIYTAGVLLYVLYSIAAILGNSPLFASSSLKTGTPDILPLLTDPFGLAIFLGDTRQWSDLQRNEQLYPLRGLLLQNRLIWGSFSLLLLFVTYSAYAFRLRFAKVRKVADKQPTGITAIPYSARNTMVGGAAYYWQCFLAQWKLETAQVFKHIPFLVMLALWIFVYAIELKDTLINGAYGVQFYPFTSIIIETLRSVKPAMLLIIFYTAEIVSRERSVNIQGLLYSTPVRNSIMWAAKCASLVILIATLIAANIGIGIGLQLSKGYYHFELSRYSTLFYYSGLPLLLFAVLALFIQTLAGNKYLGMVLNMFVAVLIIFGRRIGLEHYLFRYATTPDMDYSDMNGFGNYAPAFNWYMLYWLSFALLLAMLSINRWQRSAHIRIGFRLRRIWLLPISLFLVCGSYIYYKTNIESSYRNATATLDWRLNYERQYRAIANLPQPVITSVRTTVDIYPGSNSYHVKGTYTLHNETESDIATVWLGVDPQVNTCRFFLPDATQKSFDPVFKQSRYELKRPLLPGQAIQLQFDMTVIRSGFTPLDKENTVVSNGSYIELEKYVPFLGYNDRFEVSDSITRRKHGMPSYVALLSTDSNYHRINYEATISVPAGQQVVTIGQLQNNWQEKGRSYFHYKTVTPVNFMFALSAGEYAVKREQYKGINYAVYYHPAHTANINAMLQAMKDAIDYGTTHFSAYPHQTLTLAEIPQYKGAATAYPGVIFSAENLNFKSNFSDSNTINYAYGTTVHEVAHQWWANLLTPADQPGRAFLTETLAQYTEAMVLEQHGGRPLMRKYLRNDNHLYFAMRGPNEVEQPLAAAIDQSAVCYQKGTLAMYALKETLGEECVNHALQQLLRQHAWPGQKAIAQDLLTILRTNASPQEIKTINDWLTKTYIYAQEINVLSCQQQSNGQYKLTVAVKVIKQDLQTDKEIVPDDDIDIAVFDKKQQDWHRNTNPVYLKKHHFSKTNSVLTILTDQAPKTVVIDPYCYLPDPVQENNTKEL; encoded by the coding sequence ATGCTAAGCGCTTTACTCCGATTTGAATTATACTATCACTTCCGGCAGATCACTTTTAAAGTGACCGCCTTACTCTTCCTGTTGTTAGGAATGCTCTGTGTACATGGTCATTTCGGCGGTAATGCCATACATGCAAATGCCCCGTATGTGGTCACTTACCTGACAGGCTTCCTTTCCCTGTTCACTATTTTTGTCAGTTCGCTCTTCTGCGCCAATGTGATATTACGGGATCAGACCTATAAAATGGAACAGTTACTGTTTACGACCGCTATCCAGAAACCCGCTTATTTCATTGTAAGATTCACGGGTTTACTGCTGACCGTCTTCCTCACCATCAGTCTTTGTACGCTTGGTATCGGATTAGGCGCCTGTTTCGCTGACAGCGATCGCCTGGGACCATTTCACCCCATATTCTTCCTGCAGCCCCTGCTGATATTTGGTTTACCCAATGTCCTCTTTGTAAGCACCGTCATTTTCTGTACTGCCGTGCTAAGCCGGAGCGCTAAAGCGATCTATACCGCAGGTGTACTGCTTTATGTCCTTTATTCTATAGCAGCCATATTGGGTAATTCACCCTTGTTTGCCAGTTCATCCCTGAAAACCGGCACACCTGACATATTACCCTTGCTGACAGATCCCTTTGGATTAGCCATCTTCCTGGGAGATACGCGTCAATGGTCCGATCTGCAACGCAATGAGCAACTTTATCCGCTTCGCGGATTATTACTGCAGAACCGCCTGATATGGGGTTCTTTCTCGCTCCTCCTGTTGTTTGTTACATACAGCGCGTATGCATTCCGTTTACGCTTCGCGAAAGTCAGGAAAGTGGCTGATAAACAGCCGACCGGCATCACGGCTATTCCTTATAGCGCCCGCAACACGATGGTCGGCGGAGCCGCTTATTACTGGCAATGTTTCCTGGCACAATGGAAACTGGAAACAGCACAGGTATTCAAACACATTCCTTTCCTCGTCATGCTCGCCCTCTGGATATTTGTCTATGCCATCGAGCTGAAAGATACATTGATCAACGGCGCCTATGGCGTACAGTTCTACCCTTTCACCAGTATTATCATAGAGACGCTACGATCCGTAAAACCCGCCATGCTGCTGATTATCTTTTACACGGCAGAAATTGTATCCAGGGAACGCAGCGTGAATATACAGGGTTTGTTATACAGCACGCCTGTCCGCAACAGTATTATGTGGGCAGCCAAATGCGCAAGCCTTGTTATATTGATCGCGACACTGATCGCTGCGAATATTGGCATCGGAATCGGGCTGCAGCTCAGCAAAGGCTATTACCATTTTGAACTATCCCGCTACAGCACATTGTTCTATTACAGCGGACTACCCCTATTGCTATTTGCCGTACTGGCGCTGTTCATACAAACCCTCGCCGGCAACAAATACCTGGGTATGGTCCTCAACATGTTTGTAGCAGTGCTGATCATCTTTGGGCGTCGCATAGGACTGGAACATTACCTTTTCCGATATGCGACCACTCCGGACATGGACTATTCAGATATGAACGGCTTCGGAAACTATGCGCCTGCCTTCAACTGGTATATGTTGTACTGGTTAAGTTTTGCGCTGCTGCTGGCCATGTTGAGTATTAATCGCTGGCAACGCAGCGCGCATATCAGGATTGGTTTTCGCCTGCGGCGGATATGGCTGCTGCCCATATCGCTGTTTCTCGTATGCGGTAGTTATATTTACTACAAGACTAATATCGAATCAAGCTATCGCAATGCAACAGCAACACTGGACTGGCGACTCAACTACGAACGGCAATACCGCGCAATCGCAAATCTGCCGCAACCCGTTATTACAAGCGTACGTACTACAGTAGATATCTATCCCGGATCCAACAGCTATCATGTAAAAGGAACTTATACGCTCCACAATGAAACAGAAAGCGACATTGCTACAGTATGGCTGGGTGTGGATCCGCAGGTAAATACATGCCGGTTCTTCCTGCCGGATGCAACGCAAAAGAGTTTTGATCCTGTCTTCAAACAATCGCGCTATGAACTGAAACGTCCGCTTTTACCCGGACAGGCAATACAATTACAGTTTGACATGACAGTGATCCGTTCCGGCTTTACACCACTGGACAAAGAAAACACCGTGGTCAGTAATGGCAGTTATATCGAACTCGAAAAGTATGTTCCTTTCCTGGGATACAACGACCGTTTCGAAGTTTCCGATTCCATCACAAGAAGGAAGCATGGTATGCCGTCTTATGTCGCGCTCCTGTCTACAGACAGTAACTACCACCGTATTAACTACGAAGCAACCATATCCGTTCCCGCCGGTCAGCAGGTAGTGACGATTGGTCAGTTGCAAAACAACTGGCAGGAAAAAGGACGCAGTTACTTCCATTACAAAACGGTAACGCCGGTGAACTTTATGTTCGCACTCAGTGCCGGTGAATATGCTGTTAAGAGAGAACAATACAAGGGTATCAACTATGCGGTCTATTACCATCCAGCACACACGGCGAATATCAACGCCATGTTACAGGCAATGAAAGATGCGATCGATTATGGTACGACACATTTCAGTGCGTATCCGCATCAGACATTGACATTGGCAGAGATCCCTCAATACAAAGGCGCTGCAACCGCCTATCCGGGTGTAATCTTCAGTGCAGAGAACCTTAACTTCAAAAGCAATTTCAGCGATAGTAATACAATCAACTATGCATATGGCACCACTGTGCATGAAGTAGCGCATCAATGGTGGGCCAATCTCCTGACACCTGCGGACCAGCCAGGAAGAGCCTTTCTCACAGAAACATTAGCTCAATACACAGAAGCGATGGTTTTGGAACAACATGGCGGCCGGCCACTCATGCGGAAATACCTGCGAAATGATAATCACCTGTATTTTGCCATGCGTGGTCCGAATGAAGTGGAACAGCCTTTAGCAGCCGCCATCGATCAATCCGCCGTCTGCTACCAGAAAGGTACACTCGCGATGTATGCATTAAAAGAAACATTGGGAGAAGAATGCGTCAACCATGCCTTACAACAGCTATTACGGCAACACGCCTGGCCGGGTCAAAAAGCCATTGCACAGGATCTGCTGACAATACTCCGTACAAACGCTTCTCCGCAGGAAATCAAAACAATCAATGACTGGCTGACAAAGACCTATATCTACGCCCAGGAGATCAATGTCCTTTCCTGTCAGCAACAGTCCAACGGACAATACAAACTGACCGTAGCGGTGAAGGTCATCAAACAGGACCTTCAAACAGACAAGGAAATAGTGCCTGATGATGATATCGACATTGCTGTATTTGACAAAAAGCAACAGGATTGGCATAGGAATACCAATCCTGTCTATCTGAAAAAACATCATTTCTCAAAAACAAATAGCGTACTGACAATCCTGACAGATCAGGCGCCAAAAACGGTCGTTATAGATCCTTATTGTTACCTGCCGGACCCGGTACAGGAGAATAATACAAAGGAATTATAA
- a CDS encoding gliding motility-associated C-terminal domain-containing protein — translation MRSRLLPMLVLLHLIYCRITAQVAGFTVPDTVCVNQTFNIQNNSTGGTTYFWNFCSGSLFSTPVVTHLTNINGALRTPTFLAIAEDAGNYYAFITNNIGELVRYSFGNSYLNTPTADNFGSLGGVIPNHTQGVQVIQDGNNWYVIIVGGTSEIAPRIVRISFGNALSNAPVSSVNWGNLGNMDYPHDLYITRQGSNYYGFTVNFLSNSVTRFDFGNSVANTPTAINLGNVGSLNHPTGIFATQDNGNWYVFVTNEGTNSISRMDFGNSLANTPTGVNLGDGGGIIDGPRDISVIRDCGKIFGLVVSAGASDLTRIDFTGGITSGFTATSLNSGGGFSFPHSISTIFREGNDLYAFVTNATGQKISRFVFNSCNTSSISNSTLQNPPPVSYTQAGTYTINLLMNESSPTQSTFCRTVVVLNPPTVNLGPDQAICEGATSVLDAGAGFSSYLWSTGETSQTITVSDPGTYSVVVSNGGCTATDAVVVTRSQVLNMTATVTDVTCNTPQGSIAINMTGGTAPYTYATGGVSNGNSNVFNNLQPGMYTVRVVDNGGCTISRIVEVKKDETKVLDAEATVTPPDCSGRGSISVQIKEGPPPYEYALDAGVYQPSPTFNGVAPGDYIVHVRNASCVVDIPVTVAQGSVMQLSVNSVDESCSQADGQIAATVSGGTPPYTYTWNNTAGTGTLRNLSAGNYALVVTDQHNCQVDTSITLQNISEPPVVITNNDTTINIGQSVQLHAINAVDYAWTPVSGLSCADCANPVATPRETTTYTVTTVTGRNCVKTDLVTINIIFNNSLYIPTAFTPNGDGVNDRFVIKSHGIAHYNIRIFNRWGQQLFASNNLSTHWDGRFGEVLQPAGSYVYIVNYSYFGHENEDITEKGTLTLIR, via the coding sequence ATGAGATCCCGTTTGCTGCCTATGTTGGTACTGCTTCACCTTATCTATTGTCGTATAACCGCACAGGTGGCGGGTTTTACGGTGCCTGATACCGTTTGCGTCAACCAGACATTTAATATACAGAATAATTCTACCGGGGGTACAACCTATTTCTGGAACTTTTGCTCGGGCAGCCTGTTTAGTACACCGGTGGTAACGCATCTTACAAATATTAATGGTGCTTTACGTACGCCTACTTTTTTAGCAATTGCTGAGGATGCCGGTAATTATTATGCATTTATTACTAATAATATCGGAGAACTGGTACGTTACAGTTTCGGTAACAGTTACCTGAATACGCCTACTGCGGATAATTTCGGCAGCCTGGGCGGAGTGATCCCTAACCATACACAAGGGGTACAGGTGATCCAGGATGGAAACAATTGGTATGTGATCATTGTGGGTGGTACCAGCGAGATAGCCCCTCGTATCGTGCGTATCAGTTTTGGGAATGCGCTTTCCAATGCACCAGTATCGAGTGTGAACTGGGGCAATCTCGGGAATATGGATTACCCGCATGACTTGTATATTACCCGGCAAGGGAGTAATTATTATGGCTTTACCGTCAATTTTCTGAGTAATAGTGTAACCCGTTTTGACTTCGGTAACTCGGTTGCCAATACACCTACAGCCATCAATCTCGGTAATGTGGGCAGTCTCAACCATCCTACCGGTATCTTCGCTACACAGGACAATGGCAACTGGTATGTATTCGTGACAAACGAAGGAACCAATAGCATTTCCCGGATGGATTTCGGTAATTCGCTGGCCAATACCCCCACGGGTGTGAACCTTGGAGACGGTGGCGGTATCATAGACGGACCACGCGATATCTCCGTGATCCGTGACTGTGGTAAGATCTTCGGACTGGTCGTGAGTGCAGGTGCGTCCGATTTGACCAGGATCGATTTTACAGGTGGTATCACCAGCGGGTTTACGGCAACGTCTCTTAATTCAGGTGGTGGGTTTAGTTTCCCGCATTCCATCTCCACTATCTTCCGGGAAGGCAATGACCTTTACGCATTCGTGACCAATGCTACCGGACAGAAGATATCGAGATTTGTTTTTAACAGTTGTAATACTTCGAGTATCAGTAACTCTACTTTACAAAATCCTCCGCCTGTTTCTTATACGCAGGCAGGCACCTATACTATTAACCTGCTGATGAACGAATCATCGCCTACACAAAGCACATTTTGCAGAACAGTTGTCGTACTCAATCCGCCTACAGTGAATCTCGGTCCGGATCAGGCAATCTGTGAAGGTGCCACCAGCGTACTGGATGCCGGCGCCGGATTTAGCAGCTACCTGTGGAGTACCGGAGAAACATCTCAGACAATTACAGTCAGCGACCCTGGTACCTATAGCGTTGTCGTCAGCAATGGTGGTTGTACGGCGACGGATGCAGTGGTGGTAACCAGAAGCCAGGTTTTGAATATGACCGCCACCGTGACAGACGTTACCTGCAACACTCCGCAAGGTAGTATCGCCATCAATATGACGGGCGGCACTGCTCCTTATACATACGCAACCGGTGGGGTGAGCAATGGCAACAGTAACGTATTCAACAACCTGCAGCCGGGCATGTACACGGTAAGGGTGGTGGATAACGGCGGGTGTACAATATCAAGGATCGTCGAGGTAAAAAAAGACGAAACAAAAGTACTGGATGCGGAAGCAACGGTTACGCCGCCAGATTGTAGTGGCAGAGGCAGTATCAGCGTACAGATAAAAGAAGGCCCCCCGCCTTACGAATATGCGCTGGATGCCGGTGTTTATCAGCCTTCCCCGACATTCAACGGTGTCGCTCCGGGTGACTATATCGTACATGTAAGAAATGCATCCTGTGTCGTAGATATTCCTGTTACGGTCGCCCAGGGATCTGTTATGCAGCTCTCCGTGAATAGTGTCGACGAATCCTGTAGTCAGGCTGATGGTCAGATTGCCGCTACTGTTAGCGGTGGTACACCGCCTTATACTTATACCTGGAATAATACAGCTGGTACCGGGACATTGCGTAATCTGTCAGCGGGTAATTATGCCCTGGTGGTAACGGACCAGCATAATTGCCAGGTGGATACGAGCATCACATTGCAGAATATTTCCGAGCCACCAGTGGTGATCACCAATAATGATACGACAATCAATATCGGTCAGTCGGTACAATTGCATGCGATCAATGCGGTGGATTATGCCTGGACGCCTGTCAGCGGACTTAGTTGCGCGGACTGCGCGAACCCTGTCGCCACGCCCAGGGAAACGACTACATATACTGTTACTACCGTAACGGGCAGGAACTGTGTAAAAACAGACCTGGTAACCATCAATATCATTTTTAATAATTCACTCTATATTCCTACTGCATTTACACCTAATGGTGATGGTGTCAATGACCGCTTTGTCATCAAGTCGCACGGTATTGCGCATTACAATATCCGTATTTTCAATCGCTGGGGGCAACAGCTGTTTGCTTCCAATAATTTGTCAACTCACTGGGATGGCCGTTTTGGAGAAGTGTTGCAGCCGGCAGGTTCTTATGTGTATATTGTGAATTATAGTTATTTCGGACATGAGAATGAGGATATTACGGAGAAGGGTACTTTGACGCTGATCAGATAA
- a CDS encoding M81 family metallopeptidase, producing the protein MKRVFLLMSCYCALVSVAVYGQQKKLPRIAVAGLGIESSTFSPALTNEEAFHARYASEVFNAYPFFGVDAPLRSRAVWVPAIVGKSLPGGAVTREAYESLVNKTLDSLKKHAPYDGLFFDIHGAMSVVGLEDPEGDFITRIRKAIGTKTIISTSMDLHGNVSWRLAANTDLITCYRMAPHEDAMETKERAVRNLLERIESGKGKPAFKAWIPIPVLLPGEKTSTRIEPAKTVYKAVAPAASQPGIVDAAIWVGYAWADEPRNHAVVMVTGDDKQKVSATAEQLAKSFWDARNAYAFVAPTDNLKGSLDKAIASSKHPFFISDSGDNPTAGGAGDVTWTLTEILARKEFQSANGPSLIYASIPGPELVEKAIAVGVGGRVDGYAGAAVDARYAPPVRLNGTVEAIEKGDKDAVVEVVVKVGSVHVIVTQKRKPYHKEKDFTRLGLNPRQSDIVVVKIGYLEPELYAMRADWILALTPGGVDQDLERLPYKRIDRPMFPLDKDMKDPDLSARLVPLSGKQK; encoded by the coding sequence ATGAAGCGTGTATTTCTGCTTATGTCCTGCTACTGTGCACTGGTATCTGTTGCCGTGTACGGACAGCAAAAGAAACTGCCCCGTATCGCTGTTGCGGGCCTGGGTATAGAATCCAGTACTTTTTCTCCTGCTTTAACAAACGAAGAGGCTTTTCACGCCCGGTATGCCTCGGAAGTGTTCAACGCCTATCCTTTTTTTGGCGTGGATGCTCCGTTGAGAAGCCGTGCGGTATGGGTACCGGCTATTGTGGGGAAGTCCCTGCCGGGAGGAGCGGTGACGAGAGAGGCGTATGAGTCCCTGGTGAATAAAACGCTGGACTCTCTTAAAAAACATGCGCCTTACGACGGATTATTCTTCGATATTCATGGGGCGATGAGCGTAGTAGGGCTGGAGGATCCGGAGGGCGACTTTATTACCAGGATCCGGAAGGCGATAGGTACGAAAACGATTATTTCGACTTCGATGGACCTGCATGGCAATGTGTCCTGGCGACTGGCAGCAAATACGGACCTGATTACCTGTTACCGGATGGCCCCACACGAGGATGCCATGGAAACAAAAGAAAGAGCCGTACGTAACCTGCTCGAACGCATAGAGAGCGGTAAGGGGAAACCGGCTTTTAAAGCCTGGATTCCGATCCCGGTGCTCTTGCCAGGGGAAAAGACCAGTACACGTATAGAACCCGCTAAAACGGTCTATAAAGCGGTAGCGCCTGCTGCTTCACAGCCAGGTATCGTAGATGCAGCTATCTGGGTAGGATATGCCTGGGCGGATGAACCGCGTAATCATGCGGTCGTGATGGTGACCGGTGATGATAAACAAAAGGTATCGGCTACGGCAGAGCAGTTGGCCAAAAGTTTCTGGGACGCGCGTAATGCCTATGCTTTCGTAGCGCCGACAGATAATCTGAAAGGGAGTCTCGATAAGGCCATCGCCAGCAGTAAACATCCTTTCTTTATCAGCGATTCCGGTGATAACCCTACTGCCGGCGGCGCAGGTGATGTAACCTGGACACTGACCGAGATCCTTGCACGAAAAGAGTTTCAGTCAGCAAATGGCCCTTCCCTGATCTATGCTTCCATTCCCGGTCCGGAACTGGTGGAAAAAGCGATCGCAGTTGGTGTCGGCGGACGGGTAGATGGTTATGCCGGTGCAGCAGTAGATGCGCGTTATGCGCCTCCCGTACGACTGAACGGTACTGTGGAAGCTATTGAAAAAGGAGATAAGGACGCGGTGGTAGAGGTTGTCGTGAAAGTAGGCAGTGTGCACGTGATTGTTACGCAGAAGCGTAAGCCTTATCATAAGGAGAAAGATTTTACCAGACTGGGGCTCAATCCCCGGCAATCAGATATCGTAGTTGTAAAGATCGGTTACCTGGAACCGGAGTTGTATGCCATGAGAGCAGACTGGATACTGGCGCTTACGCCCGGAGGAGTGGATCAGGACCTGGAACGCTTACCGTATAAACGGATAGACCGTCCGATGTTCCCGCTGGACAAAGACATGAAAGATCCTGATCTTTCGGCCAGACTGGTGCCGTTGTCAGGCAAACAAAAGTAA
- a CDS encoding ATP-binding protein — translation MIDNQKNADVLQEYLSWLQEEMKKRLGQYFGPENNVVPVIPSPDAAPGASWPDAPIVRFINDNQLDKESQLLLIMALAPHVNAVFFEHVINEYLIDKGDFPLIGCVKGTQFRGLLPTGDTFLFLLAGGNLSARIDKMRYFSESHVFAQRHVLWLEKPEEGEPAMSGRIVLSQEFIDLFLTGSYAKPRFGNDFPAESITTPLDWSDLVLNAQTMDQLQELKKWLRLKDKLRATNKRLKPGYRALFYGPPGTGKTLSACLLGKRDPAEDPGGLPDDLDVFRIDLSLVVSKFIGETEKNLSGLFDRAEHKNWILFFDEADALFGKRTNIRDAHDKYANQEIAYLLQRIENYNGLVILASNFKNNIDPAFSRRFQSIIQFPMPNQAERLQLWKMILPDHMMQKEGILEKLAATHEISGASIINVAQYCFLKNMQPGGEILPISAVDVEEGLVREFNKEGKIYK, via the coding sequence ATGATCGATAACCAAAAGAATGCAGACGTCCTGCAGGAGTATTTATCCTGGTTGCAGGAGGAAATGAAGAAAAGGCTGGGCCAGTATTTTGGTCCGGAGAACAATGTCGTCCCTGTTATACCCTCTCCTGATGCAGCACCTGGCGCTTCCTGGCCGGATGCGCCTATCGTCCGGTTTATCAATGACAACCAGCTGGATAAGGAGTCTCAGTTATTACTGATCATGGCGCTGGCGCCGCATGTCAATGCCGTATTCTTTGAGCATGTCATTAATGAATACCTGATAGATAAAGGGGATTTCCCGTTGATTGGCTGTGTGAAAGGCACACAGTTCCGCGGACTGTTACCAACAGGCGATACTTTTTTGTTCCTGCTGGCAGGCGGTAATCTGTCCGCACGTATTGATAAAATGCGCTACTTCAGTGAATCGCATGTGTTTGCACAACGTCATGTGCTGTGGCTGGAGAAGCCGGAAGAAGGAGAGCCGGCAATGAGTGGCAGGATTGTATTGTCGCAGGAATTCATTGACCTGTTCCTGACAGGGTCTTATGCAAAACCGCGCTTTGGCAATGATTTTCCGGCAGAAAGTATCACCACCCCGCTGGACTGGTCGGACCTGGTGTTGAATGCACAGACCATGGATCAGTTGCAGGAATTGAAGAAATGGTTACGACTGAAAGATAAATTACGTGCTACTAATAAACGGCTTAAACCGGGTTACAGGGCACTGTTCTATGGCCCTCCGGGGACCGGTAAAACTTTGTCTGCCTGTTTGCTTGGCAAGCGTGATCCTGCAGAAGATCCGGGTGGTTTACCGGATGATCTGGATGTATTCCGTATTGACTTGTCCCTGGTGGTGTCCAAATTCATCGGAGAGACAGAGAAAAACCTCTCTGGTCTGTTTGACAGGGCGGAGCATAAGAACTGGATCCTATTCTTTGATGAAGCAGATGCTTTATTCGGGAAGCGTACCAACATCCGGGATGCGCACGATAAATATGCTAACCAGGAGATCGCCTATCTGTTACAGCGTATAGAAAACTATAACGGACTGGTGATCCTGGCGTCCAACTTTAAGAATAATATCGATCCTGCTTTCTCCCGTCGTTTTCAGTCTATTATACAATTCCCGATGCCGAATCAGGCGGAACGGCTGCAACTCTGGAAGATGATTCTGCCGGACCATATGATGCAGAAAGAGGGTATACTGGAAAAACTGGCGGCTACGCATGAGATTTCCGGCGCTTCGATCATTAATGTGGCACAGTATTGTTTTCTGAAGAATATGCAGCCAGGCGGAGAGATATTGCCGATATCGGCTGTGGATGTGGAAGAAGGACTGGTGAGGGAGTTTAACAAGGAAGGCAAGATCTATAAATAA
- a CDS encoding DUF4157 domain-containing protein, translating to MKTNSRRYRRHRNPEITDTKESPFFSPTQKVLQSKEDAFFQPKLSVGQPGDKYEREADAVADKVVNQQPAKGNAVQRKEISAVQAMPEGKDEEKKEDAKKVQKKGQADKEEKKPEVATGKKEEEKRVQKKGNGKEEEKKAPAADRKEEEKPVQKKEEQEKKPAADEVLKEEKEEDKKGAKPGVMAKESNSRGMEDGGEQLGQRLSEQRGHGVPLSPDVKKEMGQAIGADFGNVRVHTGDKAAELSSDLGAQAFTHGNDVYFNSGKYDPSSAGGKHLLAHELTHVVQQGAAPVAEGKQGTPAAGHSTPGVQRETSTPLPDGVKADEQSEIAKFPIGDFNVEIKPDRKATKEENVAADHAETKGNIAAYVSYEMDSKKRVTKVSISKTLIIETIYGADATSKSDSGYGRGHIKSDKDKGNKSLGFHEGNHGVDFMEYVKTHPFPEIVIKKPVSKAKFEKLQAEWKAQHEAYVKDMEAISKTKTDDVTDPPAPAPAPAPAPEAPKQ from the coding sequence ATGAAAACGAACAGTCGTCGCTATCGGAGACACCGTAACCCCGAAATCACAGATACGAAGGAGTCCCCTTTCTTCAGTCCTACACAAAAAGTATTACAAAGCAAGGAAGATGCTTTCTTTCAGCCAAAGTTGTCCGTAGGACAGCCAGGCGATAAATATGAAAGAGAGGCGGACGCCGTTGCAGATAAAGTAGTCAATCAGCAACCTGCTAAAGGGAATGCTGTGCAGCGTAAAGAGATATCTGCCGTACAGGCAATGCCTGAAGGTAAAGACGAAGAGAAGAAAGAGGATGCGAAAAAAGTGCAGAAAAAAGGACAGGCCGATAAAGAAGAAAAGAAGCCTGAAGTAGCCACTGGTAAGAAGGAAGAAGAGAAGCGTGTGCAGAAGAAAGGAAATGGGAAAGAAGAAGAGAAGAAAGCGCCTGCAGCCGATAGAAAAGAAGAAGAAAAGCCAGTACAGAAGAAAGAAGAACAGGAGAAGAAACCTGCTGCAGATGAAGTGTTGAAAGAAGAGAAAGAGGAAGATAAGAAAGGCGCAAAGCCTGGTGTGATGGCAAAGGAAAGTAATTCCCGTGGCATGGAAGACGGAGGCGAACAACTGGGCCAGCGTTTAAGCGAACAGCGTGGTCATGGTGTACCGCTTTCTCCGGATGTTAAAAAAGAAATGGGTCAGGCTATTGGTGCTGACTTTGGCAATGTGCGTGTACATACAGGTGATAAAGCTGCCGAATTAAGTTCCGACCTCGGTGCACAGGCATTTACACATGGTAACGACGTGTACTTCAATAGTGGTAAATACGATCCTTCTTCTGCCGGTGGTAAACACCTGCTTGCACATGAACTGACGCATGTCGTACAACAAGGCGCAGCGCCTGTTGCAGAAGGCAAACAAGGTACTCCTGCCGCCGGACATAGTACACCGGGTGTACAACGTGAGACTTCTACTCCATTGCCGGATGGGGTGAAAGCGGATGAACAATCAGAAATTGCTAAATTCCCCATAGGTGATTTCAATGTAGAAATCAAACCGGACAGGAAGGCGACGAAAGAAGAAAATGTTGCAGCTGATCATGCGGAAACAAAAGGCAATATTGCTGCTTATGTTTCTTATGAGATGGATAGCAAGAAGAGGGTCACTAAAGTGAGCATTTCCAAGACACTGATCATTGAAACCATCTATGGAGCAGATGCTACTTCAAAGAGTGATTCAGGTTATGGTCGTGGTCATATCAAATCTGATAAGGATAAGGGAAATAAATCTCTGGGCTTCCATGAGGGCAATCACGGTGTTGATTTTATGGAGTATGTAAAAACTCATCCATTCCCAGAAATCGTGATCAAGAAACCGGTGAGCAAGGCGAAGTTCGAAAAGCTACAAGCTGAATGGAAAGCACAACATGAGGCCTATGTAAAGGATATGGAAGCGATCAGTAAAACAAAGACGGATGATGTAACAGATCCGCCCGCACCTGCTCCGGCGCCTGCACCTGCACCGGAAGCTCCCAAACAATAA